Within the Hevea brasiliensis isolate MT/VB/25A 57/8 chromosome 2, ASM3005281v1, whole genome shotgun sequence genome, the region TACATGCACATATAGAAATATAAGACTTACTTTACCAACACTCACACCCAGATAATTATTGACTGAGCAAAATCTTGACAACACTTATGAACCCATGTACACACACATTCATAATCGATGTGAGAGTCCAAAGGTTCACCCTCACTAAGCACGCCCGCTAACTCACAGACTTCAATCACTGGACTGCATTGGGAACTCGCCTCACCCCTCAGGTTTTAACTTTTTCTTTCAAAGACAAACGCATACACAGAAACATAAGACTTACTCTATCAACATTCACGCTCAAGTAATTGCTAACTGAGCGGAGGCTGGACAAGGCTTATAAGCCCATGCACACACATCCACAATCAACGTGGGAGTTCGAAGGCTAACAGTCTTGGATTTCTATTTATTAGTGTTATTAATGTGAgactaaatttaattattactattattctttttatttaagtagtactataatttaattaaaaaaaaaaaagaaaatgcatTGTGATTTGGATTGATTCCCCTTCATTTTAAGCCCAGAGTGTGGGAGGAGAAGCCCAAAGAAGACCCTTTTTGGTCATCATGTTTTATTTGAGaataatgacacaaaattttgtatatttttaaaaacttgaaatttttaaaatcaaataagtctatattttctttctaaaaaaagtaatttattattatattttttaaaaaaattattggtaAGAACTTCATATAGTTTGATATATAATAATTACGAATAAAAAACCTGTGGGGCATATGGCAGCACGAGATTCCTTGACAAAATCCCAAAAAAAGTCATTCTTCAAAGTGGACGCAATCAAAATTTGAGCAGCCGTAAACCTAACTCGGAAGCGTGAAGGGTAAACTGTTTACTAATGCGCTAATCAAGTCGCCACGCTCTCCCGCTTCCGTCTCAAAATGGAAATCGGTTTCCCTGGTAAAATCAACAACAGCCCCACACTCCCTTTCCGTTTTTTACTttccataatttatttattaatcgtTTTAAAAACTGTCAAAATTCTAAATacctaaaataaaatttattatataaaaaatcacATCACCTCATATTTATATCACAAGAGAAACAAATTGATAGACATTCATGTATAGAACCTTCAAAACACAAACCAAAACGCCTCTTGCTCTTTCTCATTTCAGTCACTTTCCGGTGACAACTCCGACCAATACTCCGTCCATCGATTTTTGAAGTCGTTTCGAGACTTCGATACTATAAAATAGAGATGACAAGAGAATGAGAAACCATCGACGGCGATCATGTCACTGCCGTGCTCCGATTGCTTCACCGACCTTCTCTGCAGCGAGGAATCATCAGAAATTTTCTCCGGCGAGTCGCCGGAATGCTCGTCGGACCTCGAATCTCCGGCATGTGTCGAAGAATCCATTGCCAGTTTCATTGAAGATGAAAGGAACTTCGTTCCTGGATTCGATTACTTATCTCGGTTCCAATCTCGCTCTCTCGATGCATCGGCTCGCGAAGAATCCGTTGCATGGATTCTCAAGGTAAACGACAATAAGTTTACTGATATTACTATATTGCCACTACGGTACACAACATGTTTAGATTAGTCAGTTAAAAGTACTATATGAGATCTGAGCAGTCCAGCTCAGTCGCAGTGTCTATTTCGGAGGAGTTATTGATTGAAACTTGAATATAGGTTTATCAGCCGTTGGATCCGCGGCTACTTCTCATGGATTGGCAGCGCATGTATATATGTCCATGCTTTTATTCATCCTTTACGCGGTTCGTTTTTTCAGGTGCAAGCATACTATAGATTCCAGCCATTGACGGCTTATCTGTCCGTCAACTATTTGGATCGGTTCCTTTATTCCCGTCCATTGCCGGTGAGCTTCTCATCAAATATCTTACAGTTATCTagatcttaaaaaaaataaaaataaaaaaaaagtgtaaAATTTCAGCCCGGTGCTTAAGTAAACACTTTTGACTGTAGGGGTAACTACGCTTGACTTTTCAAACCATGAAAACGACGCGGGTACCTGATCATGACTAATTATTACACACGTTAGAAGTGCTAAAAAATAATACGCTTtcacataaaaaattaaatttttttataatataaaaaataaatattaaataattataaaaaataatatatatatatattaattatacctAATAATTTCTCGTTAGCTACAGTTTACGGTGTGTATTTCACGCAAGTATGCTAATAGGCAACGCGTTTTTCTTTTTTCTCCACTTTGACGATCGAGATGCACGAtgattttctttttctaatttaattttaattttattgattgttACTTCTAAATTAAATTTCGATACATATATATTAGCGTTGATGTAGTGAAAAAGGGGCACTTGTGCCTTGATTTCGAGGGAATATATAGGTAGGTATCATGTTGGAAACATGATCCGACCGAACGATTATTGTTAATCTGTTATGCTTGCCTTAACAACAGTgtaaaactttaatttttattatgcCCTCGTAAAGTTTTGTACTGTTAGACTACATTATATGCTGTTCATAAACTTAATTAACTGTCCTGGCACGTGGCATTCGCCATTAGGTAAAGTAAGATATATCTTTAGATAAATTCATCTTAATGACAAAAATTATCATCATTAATTGGATTTAatcattactattattattatcattattatcgtgaatgaaaataatgatattTTTTTGACAAAAAtgctttttggttttttttttttttttaatgggttGTGTTACTATTTCAGCAAGCAAATGGATGGCCAATGCACCTTTTATCCGTTGCTTGCTTGTCAGTAGCAGCTAAGATGGAGGAAGCTCTGGTTCCTTCTCTATTGGATCTCCAGGTATATTCTTCTTCTGATCAATAACTTTATGACAGCGTAGCATATAAATACTCACTAGACCGCGATAATTAATGGTCTAACCTAATGTAATTGTATGTAGTTTGAAGGTGCCAAATATATCTTCGAACCCAGAACAATCCGCAGAATGGAACTTCTCGTTCTCAGTGTGTTGGATTGGAGGCTACGATCCATAACACCATTTAGCTTTCTTGGTTTCTTCGCATGCAAGATCGATTCAACGGGAACTTACATTGGGTTTCTGATTTCAAGGGCCACGGAAATCATTTTATCTAATATGAAAGGTAATAATTCGGAGATATGGATATCCATGCATGCAAGGATGATGTATTTGCTAAAAATTACGTACATATAGTAGCCCAGGCAAATACTGGAATGAGTATATTTTTGCTAATGTCTACAGAAGCGAGTTTTCTTGAGTATTGGCCATCAAGCATTGCTGCCGCAGCCATACTTTGTGCAGCCAATGAAATACCAAACTTGTCTCTTTTTAATCCTGAACATGCTGAATCGTGGTGTGATGGGCTAAGCAAAGTAAGGAGATAAGTATATTTACATATTATTTAAAATGatgataattattattattactttagtgaatttttttttttggatacaTCAGAAAGCTATATTTAAAATGATTATGATTGCGACTGGGCGTGTATATGTAACAAGTACAAACTCGCATCCCAACTCCCAAGTATATCCAATTTTTGCAGGAAAACATCATCAGCTGCTACCGCTTAATGCAAGATCTTGTGCTTGACAACAGCCGGAGGAAACCCCCAAAAGTCTTACCGCTGCTTAGAGTAACAATCCGGGCTAGAATGAGGTCCAGTGACTCATCTTCTTCtccatcttcatcttcttcctcatcatCATCTCATAAAAGGAGAAAATTAAATAACTGCTTATGGACGGATGATGACAAAGGAAACTCCGAGTGATGGCAAAGAGGATATAAAAAATGGaggaaaaaaggagaaaaaaaaataaaggaaagaaaataatggTGGTCCAAGTTATATAGAATCctcaaaaatattttcttggagCGTTTTGAGGGCAAATTGAGACGATTGATATGTAGATTATTTTGTGTATATATGTGTGAGGTAGAGTTTGGTGAGTTTGgagatttattaatttttttggtGGGGTTTGCCATTGATTATTAATGGCATTGCAGATTCCCAAGGGAGGGGGATTTGttaccttaatatttttgtgtgagAAAGttaggagaagagagagaaagctTATGTTTTAAATAGTAGTCATAGAGTGTGAAAGAAGTGGGGTGATGAAATTCAATGACAGCATCGATTGTAGAATGAAAGGAAGGAGATGGTGGGACCTTAAGGGGCAAAGAAAATCAAATGGGTAAGCGAAAATAATGGATTGAACTTAGAAGTTTGAGCTGTTCATAGAAAACAAGGAAAGCTACCAAGCTTCTCTTATCTTGGCCGCCATCATTTTCATCGCTCCGTCTTTTGATGGGAAGAAActccaaagaaaagaaaataataacatGGCTCTGTCAACACATGATATGATATATGTTTATAGATTTTGAGAGTGGTTTGTGTGCACATGCTCTAGGGGTGCATGGCACACACGTGTGTATGTGTGCTTTTTTGGCGGGAATTGCCTCTTCTAATGGCCTTGAACTTGGCCTAACCATACTAGTAGACTCTTAACCACGTGACTGGTGGTTACATGTGTGTAAACTTTTTCctaatttcctttttcttttcttaaaaattttttccttgttttattattatttttttttcaagagaAGGAATCTCTTACGAGGCCTAACTTTGGCCTGGCAAATACAAAGGTCTTTGGGGCCTTTCACGCGTGCTTGTATCTGATTctgattaatataataataaaaatatatttttcttttaaaacttatttatttataatttttctttatgTGAATGGCATATGTGATTGATAATAGATACTTTGTAGCTTTGCGATTTGTTTTTATTACTGTATCAAATAACTTTTAAGGAGTGGAATATAGCGAGGCCAGGGGTCAGTGCAGTGAAGGCCCTAGCAAAAAATTGAAGAGACTGCTTGGTCCCTCAAGCAATAAAGAAGGTTTCTTTCATTTCATGAATACGACTCCTTGCACCTTGTTAGCTAGTGCATCTCGTGACCAATCCATGGCTGCTTCCTTTTATCTCTCCCTAGAGATATCAGACAGCTCTGCCTCACTAACATCCTGATGGCTCAACTAATATTATTTAACATATATATGTACCTTGTATTTTTATGACCATATCGAGCCTGTATCATACAGATGGATCATACACTTGTTCTCTAGGGGTTTGTAACTTTCTTTGCGGTAATTAACTCTCATGGTGCGAGGCTGGACACATTTAAGTGGGTATTGTTTGATGGGATATATTGTAGGAAAAAGCCAACAACTTAAAAGGCTCCTTTATATTTACAGTACCTTCAAAAATACGAATAGCTAGGAAAAGCCCAGCAAGGAGCTGTCATTTAGCCCTAGATCCCCGACATGACAAATTATTTTTTGCATGTAGTAACGTAGCACAATGCCCCTTCTCCTGTATTGGTGATGAATCATTTTTATCATGCAAACTTTATTTCTGTGATTCCTGCAGTATTGATGATGAAGCATCAGCAGCATCATCCATTATTATCTCTCATCTTACATGTATATATACCTAGTTCGTTCACATCATCGTTATGCCAATGTGGACCACCATGAAGATAAACCGTAACATGTAGACAATTTTTGCCTAGTACAAATTTCGTCCCTTTCTCTTGGATTTGCCTTAGATCCTTTAGATCGGCATTTTATGCCTCTGATCAAGGATAGAATCAGGACCACCTGATTGATACCAGTTAATTTAGGATTTTTTTTCCCCTACAAGATATTTGAGCATCTAAAGCACACaaatattgaattcaaaattcAGTTTGCAATGATCTCTTTGCACAAGGCCTTTTAGTTCGTTCCAATAGTGTGGATCCCATTTTCCTAGGAGAAATTCTTTAATGAATTCAGTCGATCATgcgtatttatgaattaattattaatatgaaGCTGCATATTATTTAAGTAATTTTTAGATGTAATTTTAGTAATTTTAAGTGataatttgaatatatatataaaataatgtgTATGTGAAATGATGTAAATGGTTAGTTTAGATGTCATGCGGTGGATTAGGTTCATATTTTTGTTTGTAATAGTTGAGTGAAGTTTtttaaatatgtatatatatcctATTAACATTCACTAATTCACTAACCTATTAACGCGATGTGGCACTCCCTCGTTAGACAAAGTCGGTGGGAGCCATGAAGATTTGGATTAAGTGACCAATAAAAATGGACTATCTTCCCCACTAAAAAAGCCACTGACCCACCTTTCTTGAGTGactgtttaattattatttttttctcaaaataaaaaagaaaattaagcaCCGATTAATTAATGAGAACATCCGTAAGGACAAAGAATACGACAAGCATAAATCAAAACCcttaattaatttaacaaaattatATCCAGCTAGCTGTGTGTGCCTAATtgcattaataatattattatactatTCTTGATAAATGAATATTATTAGTTTGACATATGCATAGTTTTATAGGGGCCCTTGAGTGTAATAATTTTCCACGCGGCCTATCAAAATCGCAAATCAGAGAAATTAAGATGGTGACTAGAGGGCGCTAGCTTCTTTATTTGATATAATATGAAAAGTGGAAAGCTAGGCATTAGGGTTTGGATTTTGTTAGCAATTGGGTTCCCACCATTATCCCTCATCATGCCAAACAGTCCCATACAAATTAATAAGAGATAGTTTATTGGTAATTAATTTGCAGCCATAATTCACCTATAATgcttgatttgaaaagaaaaatAGGATTTGGTAATGAACAATAATCACATGGATTGGTGTTTTAAACACAGTGAGATGTGGATTGGGACCAATGAAAGTGTGACACGTATAACTGAAATAAGAAGAAAGGACCCAACTGCCAACTGCTTTGAATTGTATGAGATATTGACTGCAGGTTCCTTTACCTTCAATTCCTTTAATCTCTTATCTCTTACATGGtactgtgtgtgtatatatatgtatatatcccCACACACTTCTCTTTACTTTTATGCTAAACAAAATGGTCTTTAAACTTTAAAGTGTGGAATCCTAAGTATAAACCAAAAAGCCAAAATttctttatctctctctctctctctctctctctctctctttctctctcccccTCGCAGTGAGCAGAATCTTATTGCTCTTTACCTACTGAGCTTTTCTTTTAATAAAATGAGGAAGTTTTAACTTTATTAGGGGTGGCCATGAAAAAAATGGAGGACCCATAAATTCAGcttttaaaaatgatttaatagTTGTAAAAACGAGCTCGTGGGGTTGCTGTAAAAGGTCTTTTAGGGTCATGGAACTAAAGGGTTCAAAAGCTGGAATGATGCACACAATATTGAAGATTAAGATTTTGTGATTTTCTGCTGAATGCAAGACAGCACTACTCTCAAGTCCATAGGGTACTCAAATGTCACCATCCCATATATATGTGTCATATACTTTagcaaaaagaaaaaagaatataTCCCTTATATTACCCCATATGATCATACCACTCATACCCTGTGAAATTTACATTTTGTCTCTTTAACTGTGAATTTTCTGAACTCTCAGTCTTGGCCATACCCATGTTCCAATACGaacaaatattaattattttgaatACCAATATCTTTTGAATGCTATTACTATATTAGTTATTTTcctgaaaaattaaataattttgctGTACAGTCTGCAAAGCAGAAAGTTCTAATACAATCACACCTTTAATTAGATTGTGTTGTtcgtatatattataaatatgccAAATGTGTAGCAGTATATGTATATTAGCAGGGGAAAGTGATGATGGAGTTGTAGAAATTTGGGGCTAAAAGAAAAAAGAGATGTATGTCTTTTGGAAGAGGGAATTTGGCTTTCCAACTCACATTTTTCCTTTGGATGCCATGAAAAGAAGCTGAAAGTGAAGCTTGGGAGTGACTACTCTCGAGGGAGCGTGGATGTCGTGCTCTTCTTTATTGCCTTTGTGGCTTTGTGATAGTGCTTTGGACCTCCATTCAATTCTTTAAGAGTGGATACATAAGAGTCTTCTTTCAATCATCAACCTAATATATTCAACCACCCAATTGGACAACATAAGAAACCCTAGTTGGGGTTatgttattttctcaaaattattACTTCTGTACGTATACATATACAGTTATACTGCGCAAAGTGACAGGATAGCTGAGTGGTAAGTTCAagaaaaaggaattaaagaaagATTGCACGAGCAAAAGCTTCCAAATATGGCAAGTGTTTTACTCGGTTTTGGTGATCAGCAGGGACATGGGGGATAGAATATTGCATTGAGAAACGTTAAGATATGACCCATTAATTGTACAAGGAGTTCCTcttaattttaacaaaaaaattGCTTCTACATGTCTTTCGTCATTGTTTTTTTTGATATTTATGCAGAGTCAACTAAAAAACATTaacattatttaattttatgaagCTTAATTTCACACCCTTCATGTTGATTGTGAACAATCTGATCTGAACTGATCATAAACCAACAGTACAAGAACTTAATTGTAGATGTGTTGCAGACATAGGaaagaaaggggaaaaaaaaagaattatgaAAAGACAGAAAAATTCCATTCACTTTTATGTGATATGTAGCCTATTGATTAAGTTGTAATAGTGAAGATACATGCTGATATGCTTTTTTTATCAGAAAATCCTTTTCACAAAAAGTTTTAAACTTTCTAATCATCCTAGTCAAGCTTAAGCGGCTAGCAtggttttaattaaataaaagtttaatgtGCAAATTACTGTTAGAATAAGTTCCATAGGAAAGGATTAATAAACTGTTTTAGTGATAAGAAGGGAACATATATATTATATATGCATGATTTGAGTGTATAGTACAAACTACACAAACAATAAAATCACTTGCATCCAAAGTTTGATATCCACTTTAGGAAATAGAAAAGAGATTGATGATTTCCAAAGCTATCCATTAAACAAAAAGCTTTATATTCTATTGCATTTTGATTTGTTAATGCTCATTGCTTTAAAAATTAAAGGGTGTGTTCATTTACCAGACACCCTTTTATACAACTTTTGAATTTTGTTTAAAGTAGGTTCCCTCCTTTGGTTTTAATTTGGTTATTTGCTATCTAGATACCTCCCATGGTCacactttaatatttttatttattactttTGGAGTAGGGATTGAAAGATTACGAC harbors:
- the LOC110643329 gene encoding cyclin-D1-1 isoform X1 is translated as MRNHRRRSCHCRAPIASPTFSAARNHQKFSPASRRNARRTSNLRHVSKNPLPVSLKMKGTSFLDSITYLGSNLALSMHRLAKNPLHGFSRFISRWIRGYFSWIGSACIYVHAFIHPLRGSFFQVQAYYRFQPLTAYLSVNYLDRFLYSRPLPQANGWPMHLLSVACLSVAAKMEEALVPSLLDLQFEGAKYIFEPRTIRRMELLVLSVLDWRLRSITPFSFLGFFACKIDSTGTYIGFLISRATEIILSNMKEASFLEYWPSSIAAAAILCAANEIPNLSLFNPEHAESWCDGLSKENIISCYRLMQDLVLDNSRRKPPKVLPLLRVTIRARMRSSDSSSSPSSSSSSSSSHKRRKLNNCLWTDDDKGNSE
- the LOC110643329 gene encoding cyclin-D1-1 isoform X2, translated to MSLPCSDCFTDLLCSEESSEIFSGESPECSSDLESPACVEESIASFIEDERNFVPGFDYLSRFQSRSLDASAREESVAWILKVQAYYRFQPLTAYLSVNYLDRFLYSRPLPQANGWPMHLLSVACLSVAAKMEEALVPSLLDLQFEGAKYIFEPRTIRRMELLVLSVLDWRLRSITPFSFLGFFACKIDSTGTYIGFLISRATEIILSNMKEASFLEYWPSSIAAAAILCAANEIPNLSLFNPEHAESWCDGLSKENIISCYRLMQDLVLDNSRRKPPKVLPLLRVTIRARMRSSDSSSSPSSSSSSSSSHKRRKLNNCLWTDDDKGNSE